In Lolium rigidum isolate FL_2022 chromosome 7, APGP_CSIRO_Lrig_0.1, whole genome shotgun sequence, the DNA window ATAGATCGTTTTTTTCTGTCATGCCAGTCCTGTCGAAGTAGGAAGAAAAGACATGCGAATCCAACTGCTTGAAATACCAACGCCATGATGTTCTCTATAGCCATGGGCACATTTCTCATCGCAGAGAATCCTTCTGGAGTGCAATACACAAAGTTTCAGTTCAGTGCAGATGAACATTGTCTTTCTTTCCGATTTTTGAGGAAAATTATTTGAATGTGCTGTCAAAGAAATCACATATTGCACAAAGCAAGCATGAATATACCAGTGATATATTTGCGTTACTAAATTTACAAGGTTCCACAGTAAGTTGTATTAAATAGCTCACTGCATATTAAAAGGCTACAATATCGTTCTTTATAATCAAGTCATGATGCAGTACTAATCTTGTAAGAAAGAGAGTAACATGGAAGAAAATCAATGCTTCACAAATGCCGAACACGTAATTGTTTAATTTGATCTTTTCTTTTCAGCTGTATTCAATGGTTTCACGTTGATATGTAGCATTTCTATTACCACATTAATCATTTGTAAAGAGTGAAATCGAATCCATCTAATTAAAATGCGATAAGAAAATCCATCTAAAGAAAACAAATTGACAACCTACATCTTTTAGCCTTTGTTCATGTAGAAATCAATCAGTCCATGCAATTGGTTGAGCTGGGGCTGGTCAAGGGGAATTACTCTGATTTGTGTGCTTGTTTGATGGTACCTAAGAAATTACCAGGCGTGTGTATAGGGAGGTTAACTCCACACTGATTTACTGATTTAAATAAAAAAGGTAGATAAgttcaaaatttatttttataagGCATTATCTTGGAAGTTCACACCTCACATACAAGCTAATTACAAGGTCACAATTTATCATTACCTAATCGGGAGTTGGTTCCTAATGAGGATCGGCTGCATGCTATGGTGATTTGTAGTTGGCCAACATATATACCCGCATATTGAGCATATTGGTCTCGATTGTTTTCATTTGGTTACATGGAATTCCTTATAACTAATTCTGAAGTAAACTGCTCAGCAGGAGCTTTCTTGTCCTCGAGTATATTTTTACTGCTTCAGTGACTACGTCTTCACTGCTAGGCATCATGAAGCTTTCTCGGTGCTAAAAGAGCACCTagatattattatttttataccGGCTTTTCTGACTAGTAAGCACATGGCTAACCACACTACAATGTTTATTTGGAAATTCCAACATGATTCCTTTGTATTACGGTCTGCGGTTATAAATATAATCAACTGACAGAATTGCAAATCATTATACCTGTAGCAGTAGATTTTCTATTTGTCATGTGAAAAATCTACTCTTTGTTCACTGAGTTGCACATATGAAGTTTGTATGTTGAAAAATATCGTATGCCATTTTGTACATCGAAATGTGCAACTCCAAACGTAAAGTTGCACATAATTTCTTAAACATGCTATCTGGTTACTGTTGCATAAGATCGGGTCACATTATAGCTTTACATATCCAATCTACGTCGTGGTTTCTTGTCCAACAAAAACTTGAGATTGAGAATAACTTAAGAAGCATACGGTGCCCTAAAAAAGAAATAGACTCACCTTTGTCTCCATCGTGTTTGAGGACAAGAAAATCCACAGTTTCTAGGTAAATGATTGCAGAGAGTTTGAGAGAGCAATTGCTGTTGGAGAACTCAACACTCTTCTGGTAAGGACACACTGTCTGTGCTTCTTGGAGGGCAAAGGTGATGCAGGCCCAGCAGGATGAGAAGTTTGTGCCGTTGTGGCAGTGTGATACAGCGTACATGCCGTCCCCAGTGTCATGGTTAGCGTAGCGGCTGAGCATGGAGGAGGTCTTGTTCGGGAGAATGGCCATGAAGACGCGCATGTTTGCTTCATAGTTGCTGCTGGCTGTGCGATTGCCATGGCCAGTGCAGATGGCGTTACAGTTGGCAGCAAGCGGCAAGACTAGGATGGCAAAGGAAATGAGGTAGAAACGGTACCAAATCCACATGGACATGGTGTGATGTGTAGAGCGATATGAAGTTTAGCAACTATTACTAGTACACGATGATGGTACAGTCTATTATATCGGAATTGATTCACCAGTCTAGCAATGAAGATGAGAGGGCCACGAAATTGCTCGAGTGGTAGGGATATATAATAGTTGGTTTGGAGGGATAACATGGAGGAAGAAGCACCAGGTGTGTGAAAGAGCCCAAAAAAAGCATAGTCAAAGAACTTCAGTCTTTGTTAGTTACAAGGAAAGTTGCTATGAAACGCTGATTCCGAGGGGATTAATTTACAAAGGGCACAAGAGATCGTTAACTGCAAGGAGTTAGTTTATACAAGTATCATTTGTCCCATGCTATCGTGAATTGTGGTTTTTTCAAAATACCCTACTGACTGAAATTTCATTCAAATTCTTCTCTTACTCATTTTATTCTAGCCAGTGATAGCAGGTACGGAGAGCACATGACCTGCTAGTGAATACTCTGCTTTGCATATGTTAATCTAATGCGTAATTCCAGATAATGGCATAACACAACCAAGCCTTTAAGTGAAGATTTACTTTAGTGGAACCATGCACTGATTCTATGAGCGTAGAGGTGAGCTATGCTCTGCATTTCTTAGGGGGAGAACTATGCTCTGTTGTTGATATCCGCTGCCATTTTCCTATTCTGCCAATTTGACACATGCTCGCACCAATTGTCTTTGCATAATAATCCAAACAAGTCACTATGTGAGAAATAAGCCCATGTAATGTCGAAACCAGTGAACCTAACCAAGGCATTAAGAGTTTACTTAATCAGTTAGGGTTGCGTAATCAGAAATTGTGCCCAGTTGGATCTCTATTTCTAGGTAGTTGGGATTACATACATATCCAGAGATGCAGATCGAAGAATTGGGTGAAAACAACAGAGTGAGTCAAGTGGATGTTTTGAACTTATTCGTAAAGATCGAAGCTGAAACCTTCAAACTGGAGGACAATATCAAACCATGGGTTGCCCATAAAACACCAACTCATTCTTGACATAAACATGTATGTATTGACTGTAGTGCGTGACTTGTGTTTTCTTCTTCATGGAGTATAGGCTGATGCCCAGAAGTGTGTGACCAAGTTTGATGAACTATTGATCTCCAGAAGGAATAGAGCTAGAACGCCTGCATCATGTAACATGTAAGTAAATAAATTTATGTTCTCCTATGCTTTTTCAGGTCAGAAAGGAGAACAAACTTACGGGATATCACATTACATTAAAAAAAAGTGCAGGTGAAACACTGTAAGTCTAAGCTCATTTATTTTAAGATGTTTCTATTCTTTTTAAATCTGTTCCTTACATTAGAGAAGTCGTAAATCTACACCTTTTTTTGTAAATTTATATGTTTTTAGTGAGAAAATGGAAATATAAAATAGTTAGACAGCTAGTTTGAAAGGAGCTAGTTCAGTTTTTAGTTTCAGAGAAGCTAGATTGTTTCATATATTCATCCCAACTCCCAAGACAACTTTAAATTTGATGCTTCTAGTTAGAAACTTACATCATAGAGGCTCTTCTTTTGTCACGCCATTCTTGCAGAAGCAGGAAGAAGAGCCACGCAAAACCGATTGCTTGAAATAGCAGTCCTGCACCCAAGAATTCAAACCAACTGCTAGGTCCTGTGAAACTCGCAACATGTGAAAGTTGGATCAGCATAGTCCTACATTATTTAGCTTCCCTCTGTAGAGGCAAAACATTAGAATATAGGCACCAGTAACGTAGAGCATAAGGAGACAATCTGAAATGATCAATATAAATGACATGGGGGGTAAATTTTGTAAATCATAGCTTGACTAAATGCTGGACATTCCGCGATGTGGTGCCTGAAGATTgcacatcgtgtttcttggtttagTTTTTCTGCGTTGGAGTAACATCCTCTCTTGTTTCCTTATAACTCACAAACGATTGAAGAATTGGTTTGTTTGCTAAATTGTTCCTTTATTTCTAGCCATTCATTTTTGTACAGACGGCTATATTATAagaaaaaacctcccaaaagtctAATAAAAAAAAAAGGTGCCATGTCATATATGTGTATTATCTATGGCAAGCTGTCAAATGCAGGTCGAAATGCACAATACACATGCCACTAATTCACAGAATCATGTAAATACAACAGCCCAATTCtagtacttagagattttaataatGCCATAATAAATTGCGTAGATGCTGTAATCTGAAACTTATCTTGTGGTGGAGGAAAGATGGAAAAAGAGACTGACCGAAGAAGGGGATAGATCTAGGGTAATCGGCGAGAGCGAGAGTGCAGTTGCCAAGGAagacgatgaccctggtgatgtgagGGCACGCAGTCTCCGCCTCCCGGAAGGCAGCGGCGACGCAGGCGgcgcaggaggaggaggtgaagcCCTGATGACGGTCAGGGTAGCAGCGCGAGAAGGCTCGCACCCGGTTGGGCCAGTATCCCAGGTCACGGGACGCCTCGAGGCGCTGGGAGGAGGCGGTCTGGGCAGAGAGAATCGCGGCCAGGCGGCGGAGGTTGGCTTCGTAGGTGCTGTTGGGCGCGTATACGCCGCCGAAGCAGTCGGATATTGCTGCGGTGGTGCCCAGCGGCGAGGtggcgaggacgacgaggaggaggatcgtGGAATGCTGCATAGTTGTTTTGTGAATGGTGACCGGCGGTGAGGGAGTGGGGAGGGGAACTCGTAAAATATGCCAAGCGTATGGACAGGACGCCGGCGTTGACGACGACTTTGACTCCACAGCCCGTCGCTATTGGCGGCATGGGAGAAAGAATTGGCTTATTTCAAGATTGGGAAATCATGATAGAGTGACGGATAGGACAGGGGAAGGAACAGAGAAGGTGCGGCAACCTACTGCAAGGTCGGGGTGGATGGCAAGAAAAGAGATGCAATCTCTAGAATGAGATGCCACCATGatataatctttactattaaatttgcATTGGTTGTTCGTACGCGTACGTCAGGGTTGATCGATCTTGCACACTATCGACCGAACGGGACAAGTGGGCCGAGCCCAAAGCAACGGCCCACACCATCCCTGCCGGTACCGGTTTGTTTGTTTTTCTTGCCGCACACCACCTGAGGCTGATTCTACCGCTCCATGGCTGCACCCCGAGGCTCAAGCTATGCACAATCCCAAAGGCTCACGCCGCATTCGGCCAGTCTTGGTCAAGAATTGATAGGTGCAGCGCTGGGGAAGGCCTCTCTGCGAGGAATCGGCCCAGCCGTCGCCTCAAAATCCTCCTACTTCACTTGAGACAGGAACAACGCCATGCCCTCGAGCTCACCCAGTGCCCTGCAATTCGAAGCCCCATGGAGCCCTTGAGCTCACCCATCCCCCGCAATTCGAAACACCATAGCGGGCGCCAAGGTCCGAGGGCGACCGTGCTGGTGCGCCGTGAGCCGAAGGGTGCTCCTGGTCACCGCACCCACGTTAGGCCTTAGCACGGCCTGTGAGTGCTGCGACTGAGAGCAGCTTGGCCAAAGGCCGCGGCAGCGCAACAAGGATGTTGGCCCGACAGCCGTACTGTTCGAGCGCGCCGCATCGTGCAGGGCTCTACGCCAAAAGCTGCGCAAGCGACCAATCTGTTGTGCAGTTTTGCTTGCGCTCCTAATTTAGTTTGCTCTGTTCTGAAGCAagcaggaggaaccgaggaagtgcTGCCTATATTGTTCAGGTTCTGCATGCAACTAGGTCTACGAAAACAACCTCCTCCAGTTAGACTAACACCTGCAGTTTTTAGTAGGAGACTGACTGTATCTATGATCTCGAAATAGGTCTCTAATTGGGGAGTGCTGTTTTGGCACCCGGAGCATATACACTTTTAAAATGGTTCCACGGAAAACCGACATTTTAGTGTTATGTGTAAAACAGACAAATTTTGGTGTAAAAAAAGGTTATGTATGTgacactttttttttgtctttttcacatAAGTTACAGAAATATCGGTTTTCGCAAAAATTGATGTGCGCACGCAAAATGTCGATACATAAGCGCAAATGTTTtcttcaaatttttttaacagtTCAAAATATGTTTTCGATAGCTGGAGTATATGCttccatgtgccgaattgagtttctgctcTAATTATTGTTTCATATATCCCTTTGAATAGTGTTGATCATCGAAGTCTTATTTTTCTTACAAAACTAGCCCAACTAAGTGTCAGTTGAGCTTCACATAAACAATTATTTACATTGTAAATTTCCAGAAAGTGTTTACCATGTACTATATTTTTGATCAATAACTATTACGAACTGTACTGAAATCTAACACTTGGTAAGTGTCTTGTTCTATTTCTCATAAGTATTTCACTCCAACTCATGTAATCTGAAAGTACTTcaaattagtactccctccggtcctttttaattaactcaaatttagtacaaaattgtactaaatccgagtcaattaaaagagaacggagggagtactacttatTATTTAGTGTTAGCTTAAAAAAATTATGGACTACTTTCTACGGATGGCGTATTTCAAATTTATCATCCCGTTATGCTGATATATGTTCGACTAGATGTAAGTTCTGCTTTTCAATAGAGCATAAACTGTTGACAAATTTCATATGTTGTTgcacgtagcaacgcacgggtattttgcTAGTAATCTACAGTATATATAgcatatttcaaagtttcaacccTAGTCGAACAGTTGGCATAGAAGCCTAAATTCCCCCAAAACGAAATAGCAGATGGAAGCTTTCTATTTCGATCGCCGCCGGCTGGGTGTGAAAGTCGGGTTGGCTATAGACCCAGATTATTTCTTTCATGTAGATTTAGATCGAGTTGGGTACTATTAATTGATGAATCCACCCTTTTAGTAAGGTCACTTCCAATGTTAGACCGCATTTCAAACCACCAAACTATCTATTTGAGCCCGTTTGCGGTGGCTTGCAGAGCTCCATGTCGTTTGTGCTTGCCACTGGCCCCAACGGCGGACCACATTTTATGGGTCCAGTTGTCCGCGTCGCAGGCGAAGccaaggctaagagcatctccagccgcgtccccgaaagggatttggggcgcgccggacaaaaaatgcgttccagccacgtccctcaaagcccatttttgtccggcgcgctccgatacggtgtccggcgccccgagcccgtccccgtcccacagcccatttttgtccggcgcgccccgatacggtgtccggtgtcccgagcccgtccccgtcccacaggggacgcaccggggacgccggacacaccgaaaagtgaggcgggaagtggcggggccgacccgtcagcggcacaattaattttaacctaaccgtcgcctatctCGCGacagaagttattggcgcgcagcgacggtgcagttctcgCAGagagcgcagcgacgcgtcccgtcgcgcctagctctgcgtgccggcgttaatgagcgccaccgctcatccgcctccctccggcctataaaaaggggcgcctctcatcgtccctctcacacacaaaccctagcgcctctctcccaaacactAGCtgtcaccatctctcaacaagactcgacgctatgtctggtagaggcggaggccgacctcgcggccgcggccgtggtcgtggcctcggcatagctgaacgctcgccgtcgcctcccacgccggcgtcttcatcgtcggagatggacgtggagccggacgtgctgttcgagttcgtcctcgtcctcaagggcgacccgcgcggcatccagaggctgccggactccttcgccgagtatggCGGCGGTGTACGCCCGCgcaagatgcatctgcgggaggcttcatgcggctactaccggtggatcgtcgacgcgatctacgacgcgcgcggcaagatgtacctcaacatcggctgggagaagttcgcgcgccaccacagcctcgaagccggcttcatcctcctgttctcctacttcggcaacagggacatgagcgtcaaggtcttcgacgagaggcgctgccgccgggactaccacggcgacagggactcccacggcgacaacaccgacgaggaggacgactgagtgttgtttcttcgcagcgaatacgtgcacggaggtttgttCGCCTCATCGCTAGAACCaataagggcaccatcctcccgctggattttccagtttaggtgactgggtgtgccctcgagtgttctttcttagcagcgaacacaggaaacctccgatgcacggcctagttaggtttagtttatttgcaatattttatatttgtgtccaccacggttccaactatgtattagtttgtggaaaccacgttcccaattatgtattagtttgtggaaattgaaataaaaatgccaaaaaaaagtattttaaatgtttgggggaggcgtttggggggcgcggctggggagcgacatcccccaaaggcggcacgaacaaaacacgtcccccaaacgctcaatccggcgcggtttgggggacgctttgggggacgcggctggagatgctctaatggcgGTCGCTCCTGCTAACCGGAGGCTAATGACAGCGCCACCGTTTTGTGCCAGCAGCCGCCGTTTCCCACCGAGCGCTCCCACTCCCGCGCATTATTTCACACCACGCGCCCCATTTCGCCGCCGCTTTCTCCCGCCTGGGCGCACATTTTTCATGCAGGCCACCGTGCCTACAAAATCGGGCCCGCGAGGACCTCGGCTAGACCATACAATAGTAGCCATGTCTGACCGCACCCCACCCACTACATGGGCTCAGATTAGCGGGGCCACAATGGAGAGGTACCCTCTCAGCCCCATAGCGAGCGGCGAGGATGTCGGCCACGAGGACGACATGCGCGCGCCGACCACCATAGACCATCGAGTCCTCCTCAAGTACTTTCAGAGCGCGCGCCAGCGAGCCCTGGAATCCTCCGACGACTCCATCGATTCCAACATTGTCGAGCTGTCCCACCAGACTGTGGCCTTGGAGGAGCATGGCCGCTAGTTCATGGCGGCAGACCGCCGCTCCTAGGAAAAACTAGACTCCCACCGGGCGGCCGAAGATATCAATGAGCGGGCGGCCGAAGAGGCTGCCCGCCAGCAGGCTGCCCTACACATTGTGTTATAGGTGGAAGAGGCAGCCCCCAGGCAGGCAACCTtcgtgatcgtgcatgtatcattAAAGCGGCTCCAAGAGGACACATTGGTCGTGTGGCAGGCGGCAATGGACGCCGAGATTGAGAGCGGGACCTGGCAAGCAGCCTGGAGAAAGAGTCATCTTCAGATCTAGAGGAGGACCCGGCGAGCAGCCCGACTTCCACGGCTGACACCCGTCATCTTCTGGCAGTCCACACGGCCAAGAAGAAGGCCAACACCTGCGTGTGGTGCTTGCCGCAAAGCCAGTGTTGCCTCACCATCCGAGGCCACCGCCTCGGTGTCCGGAGTCCACCACATTTTCCCGTTGTCACCTCTGGTAGAGGCGGGGGAGGGGAGCTTTCTTAAACTAATTTAAGTAAACTCACTTTTCTGCAGGTAAGCTAATAAGGGCTAAGCCCTAGGTGAggtccgatcttcacggatttggatgggattcgtggggggtggaggaacgcgaagaacacaGTGGAAAGTGGGGTTgatcgaagatacaaacgcaacacacacacaaccggttgttcttcgttggcccgatacaccaacccaatgGAATTGCAAGGAAAAGACCCACGAGGAAtagaatccctcacaaaagatTGATAAGCAATTGGTAGAGTTCCAAAGAGGCaaagagtgcaaatagatagaattgcaaaAGCAAAAGATCCACAAACACTAGAATCCCTAGAATGGAAGAGACCAATTCCTTAGAAGAGTCTTGATAACTTCATAGATTTGGATCTAGAAGGGTTTCCCATAGGGAGGAGCAAAGCTCATGTTTGATCTCACAACAAGtctgaatctcagatctgagccaacaaggctatttatagttggtggggcgaaggggtaagttacatgctGAAAAGTGTTGTTTGTGCTGACAGTCGCGCAggtggaagttccggtcgctcggGGTGGATGTTCCGGCTGGATTCCCTTCACAGGGGGCTGGACAGCATCCTGGGAGGCatgtgggcggaagttccggtcctgggggccggaagttccggtcggggcgaaACTTCCGGCAACTTCCAGCCTAGTTCCGAAAACGACcgatttccttgcagtaacatcccgggGCATTTTGGTGCATTTTCGGAActggggcggaacttgggcggaagttccggtgggcggaagttccggtcgctcggggcggaagttccggctggattctctttcctgggcgctggatggcatctgggaggcatctggccggaagttccggtcctagggggcggaagttccggctggagcgCTGgttctccatcttcttcattttcagctccctccccattggcttggtctccatggcttgcgtcttggtcgatgtacctaaTTAAACACAAGGTATTTGgacgttggtatgtcgatgacgtaggcgttgttgttgatgcgcttgaggaccttgaagggaccatccccTCGGGGCTTTAGCTTGGAGTTGCGTTCTTGAGGAAAGCGGTCTTTGCGAAGGTGTAtccacactaggtctccttcattgaagatcctttccttcttcttcatgttgagtctagtg includes these proteins:
- the LOC124669570 gene encoding cysteine-rich receptor-like protein kinase 10, translated to MQHSTILLLVVLATSPLGTTAAISDCFGGVYAPNSTYEANLRRLAAILSAQTASSQRLEASRDLGYWPNRVRAFSRCYPDRHQGFTSSSCAACVAAAFREAETACPHITRVIVFLGNCTLALADYPRSIPFFGPSSWFEFLGAGLLFQAIGFAWLFFLLLQEWRDKRRASMMRSSSIPSGDQ